The proteins below are encoded in one region of Metabacillus dongyingensis:
- a CDS encoding malate:quinone oxidoreductase, which translates to MRSAVAALLGASPGASAAVLLEVFNRCFRQHMTAWASYCVSLADNPISFSKTYIFNSADAWQKQKYLMKKFKKLGRLR; encoded by the coding sequence TTGAGAAGTGCAGTTGCTGCCTTGCTCGGCGCTTCCCCAGGGGCTTCTGCTGCCGTTTTGCTCGAGGTATTCAATAGATGCTTCCGGCAGCATATGACAGCATGGGCATCTTATTGCGTGTCACTAGCGGACAATCCTATAAGCTTTTCCAAAACATATATCTTCAACAGCGCAGACGCTTGGCAGAAACAAAAGTATTTAATGAAAAAGTTTAAGAAGTTAGGGAGGCTTCGGTGA
- a CDS encoding UDP-glucose dehydrogenase family protein — translation MKIAIIGTGYVGLVTGVCLAEIGHEVTCIDTNLEKVDQLKKGISPIYEPGLEELMEKNRAAGRLEFTNNSIIGLKDQEVIYIAVGTPQSEDGAADLTYVFNAARNIGENITRNVVVVTKSTVPIGTNAKVRQLVMSNLQDNVCAEVVSNPEFLREGSAIHDSFNGDRIVIGTDNQEAGDIVEEINKPFGLPILRTSLHSAEMIKYASNAFLATKISFINEIANLSEKTNAHIEEVAKGIGMDSRIGNKFLNAGIGYGGSCFPKDTQALVKISEDCNHDFHLLKSVITINENQKTLLVRKAKERFGTLRGMKVALLGLAFKPDTDDMREAASISVAHELVEEGAEVIGYDPIAADNAKKVLPEEVLYADQIEEAIKQADVVFILTEWKEIVEKTLILSTLFMNEPIIFDGRNCYTNEDLYNLEVEYISVGRENLSKIRENRVAAVI, via the coding sequence ATGAAAATTGCTATTATTGGAACGGGTTATGTTGGCCTTGTGACGGGAGTTTGCCTTGCAGAAATCGGACATGAGGTAACATGTATTGATACCAATCTAGAGAAGGTTGACCAGCTTAAAAAAGGAATTTCTCCTATCTATGAACCAGGATTAGAAGAGCTAATGGAGAAGAACCGCGCGGCTGGCCGCCTTGAATTTACAAACAATTCCATCATCGGTCTTAAAGACCAAGAAGTAATCTATATTGCTGTAGGCACCCCGCAAAGTGAAGACGGTGCAGCAGATCTGACCTATGTGTTCAACGCTGCCCGCAACATCGGAGAGAACATCACAAGAAATGTGGTGGTAGTGACGAAGAGTACAGTGCCGATCGGTACAAATGCGAAAGTACGTCAATTAGTGATGTCCAATCTTCAAGACAACGTCTGTGCAGAAGTTGTATCCAATCCTGAGTTCTTGCGTGAAGGTTCGGCCATCCATGATTCTTTTAATGGAGACCGCATCGTAATCGGAACAGACAATCAAGAAGCAGGGGACATTGTGGAAGAAATCAACAAGCCATTTGGACTGCCTATCTTGCGAACAAGCCTTCACAGTGCAGAAATGATCAAATATGCTTCTAATGCTTTCCTGGCAACAAAGATTTCATTCATAAATGAAATTGCCAATCTTTCTGAAAAAACAAATGCCCATATCGAAGAGGTCGCCAAAGGAATCGGCATGGACTCAAGAATCGGAAACAAATTCCTGAATGCTGGGATTGGGTACGGAGGATCTTGCTTTCCTAAAGATACACAGGCACTTGTGAAAATCTCCGAGGACTGCAATCATGATTTCCATTTATTGAAGTCTGTCATTACAATTAATGAAAATCAAAAGACTCTTCTTGTGAGAAAAGCAAAAGAGCGCTTCGGAACACTGAGAGGAATGAAAGTCGCTCTATTGGGACTTGCTTTCAAACCTGATACAGATGATATGAGGGAAGCAGCCAGCATCTCGGTTGCCCACGAACTCGTAGAAGAAGGAGCAGAAGTGATCGGATATGATCCAATCGCTGCGGATAATGCAAAAAAAGTTCTGCCTGAGGAAGTGCTGTATGCCGATCAAATCGAGGAAGCGATAAAACAAGCAGATGTTGTGTTCATTTTGACAGAGTGGAAAGAAATCGTAGAGAAAACGCTCATCCTTTCCACTCTGTTCATGAACGAGCCAATCATTTTCGACGGACGCAATTGTTATACAAATGAGGATCTATACAATCTGGAAGTTGAATATATTTCGGTTGGAAGAGAGAACCTGTCAAAGATACGGGAAAACAGAGTGGCCGCTGTCATTTAA
- the galU gene encoding UTP--glucose-1-phosphate uridylyltransferase GalU has product MRVRKAIIPAAGLGTRFLPATKAQPKEMLPIVDKPTIQYIVEEAVKSGIEDILIISGRGKRAIEDHFDKSYELEETLFKKEKFNRLEEIQDISNLANIHYVRQKEPKGLGHAIGCASRFIGNEPFAVLLGDDIVQSETPCLKQLLDVFNIYQSSVLGVQEVPAEDVSKYGIVAPLENMLDEQLVAISTVVEKPETECAPSNYAIMGRYVLTPDILPILEMLPPGSGNEIQLTDAIKILNETQNVLAYKFSGKRYDVGDKFGFIKATIDFSLHRPDLSENVRDYLKELMEEKELVSSS; this is encoded by the coding sequence ATGAGAGTTCGTAAAGCTATCATTCCTGCAGCTGGTTTAGGTACAAGATTTTTGCCGGCTACAAAAGCTCAACCTAAGGAAATGCTGCCTATTGTAGATAAGCCAACCATTCAATATATCGTAGAGGAAGCTGTCAAATCTGGCATTGAAGATATTCTCATTATCAGCGGCAGAGGAAAACGCGCGATTGAAGATCATTTTGACAAATCCTATGAATTAGAAGAAACTCTCTTTAAAAAAGAAAAATTCAATAGATTGGAAGAAATTCAAGACATTTCTAACTTAGCGAACATCCATTATGTTCGTCAAAAAGAACCAAAAGGCCTTGGTCATGCGATTGGCTGTGCGAGCCGTTTTATTGGCAACGAGCCATTTGCTGTTTTGCTTGGAGACGACATTGTCCAGTCTGAAACGCCTTGCTTAAAGCAGCTGCTTGATGTCTTTAATATCTATCAGTCATCCGTATTAGGCGTACAGGAGGTTCCAGCAGAGGATGTATCCAAGTATGGAATCGTCGCCCCCCTCGAAAACATGCTTGATGAACAACTTGTCGCCATTTCAACCGTTGTCGAAAAACCGGAGACTGAATGTGCACCATCCAATTATGCCATTATGGGACGCTATGTGCTGACACCAGATATCTTGCCGATTTTAGAAATGCTGCCGCCGGGATCCGGTAATGAAATTCAACTGACAGATGCGATCAAAATTTTAAACGAAACACAAAATGTCCTGGCGTATAAGTTCTCTGGAAAAAGGTATGATGTGGGGGATAAATTCGGATTTATCAAAGCAACGATAGATTTCTCCCTGCACCGTCCGGACTTGAGTGAGAATGTGAGAGATTATCTTAAAGAGCTTATGGAAGAAAAAGAACTCGTCTCCAGCTCTTAA
- a CDS encoding glycosyltransferase family 2 protein, producing the protein MAKMEQDLSGGMAAVSLQTQKKLSMREKTFVITLFLLTVSALFYVNWTASDKLNLTIGIYGAVMISYLLGKMLLSFKYQEIMEDPPDLKVSVIIPSYNEEPHAVLGTIESILKQDYPVHEIFVIDDGSKDVSAYHAVLKLQDNLKAGVGATLSEIKKDNPSFQMPNLIVHRLPQNQGKRHAQIWAFERATGDIFITVDSDCTVFPNAVRELLKPLNDNEVMATTGHVNIRNRTDNVLTRLIDMRYDNAFRVERAAHSVTNNVLVCSGPLSAYRREVVMKNLDHYGSQTFLGQQVQLGDDRCLTNYAIREGKTLYQSTARCITDAPTSLKTLIKQQNRWNKSFFRESLIALKIGLQKPNVFVWVMLELFLWLAFGVSLIFAIYYTSTTMGLIMLVYYLAYVVISAYARNVFYAYKRPFTFLLAPIYGILFLVILCPMRFWALLTLRSTSWGTRG; encoded by the coding sequence ATGGCCAAAATGGAACAAGATCTTTCAGGTGGAATGGCAGCAGTATCCCTTCAAACTCAGAAGAAACTTTCTATGAGGGAGAAAACATTTGTTATTACGCTGTTTCTGCTGACGGTCTCAGCCCTTTTCTATGTGAACTGGACAGCTTCAGATAAGCTGAACTTAACAATAGGAATTTACGGTGCCGTCATGATCAGTTACCTATTAGGAAAAATGCTTTTATCTTTTAAATACCAGGAAATCATGGAAGACCCGCCTGATCTGAAAGTCTCTGTCATCATTCCTTCTTATAATGAAGAGCCTCACGCAGTATTGGGAACAATCGAAAGTATATTGAAGCAGGACTATCCGGTTCACGAAATTTTTGTCATTGATGATGGAAGTAAAGATGTTTCCGCCTATCACGCTGTTCTGAAATTACAAGATAATTTAAAAGCTGGAGTTGGAGCGACGTTATCGGAAATCAAAAAGGATAACCCTTCCTTCCAAATGCCGAATCTTATCGTGCACCGTCTGCCGCAAAATCAGGGGAAGCGTCATGCTCAAATCTGGGCATTTGAAAGAGCTACCGGAGATATATTCATTACAGTCGATTCAGATTGTACAGTATTCCCGAATGCGGTTAGAGAGTTGTTAAAACCTCTGAATGACAATGAAGTAATGGCAACGACGGGACATGTAAACATCAGAAACCGTACGGACAATGTTCTGACTCGCCTGATTGACATGCGTTATGATAATGCATTCCGTGTCGAGCGTGCAGCGCATTCCGTTACGAACAATGTATTGGTTTGCAGTGGACCGCTTAGTGCTTACCGGCGCGAAGTCGTCATGAAAAATTTAGATCATTATGGAAGTCAGACATTCCTGGGACAACAAGTGCAGCTTGGAGACGACCGCTGTTTAACGAATTATGCGATCCGGGAAGGAAAGACGTTATATCAATCAACGGCCCGATGCATCACAGATGCACCGACAAGCCTTAAAACCCTGATTAAGCAGCAAAATCGCTGGAACAAATCCTTTTTCAGAGAAAGCTTGATCGCCTTGAAGATCGGATTGCAAAAACCGAATGTGTTTGTGTGGGTAATGCTCGAATTGTTCTTGTGGCTGGCCTTTGGAGTATCGCTGATTTTTGCGATTTATTATACTTCGACTACGATGGGACTAATTATGCTCGTTTATTACTTGGCATACGTGGTGATATCTGCTTATGCGAGAAATGTTTTCTACGCTTACAAGCGGCCATTCACCTTCCTGCTTGCGCCGATATATGGAATTCTATTCCTTGTAATCCTATGCCCAATGCGTTTCTGGGCACTGTTGACACTTCGCTCAACTTCTTGGGGCACTCGCGGCTAA
- a CDS encoding ABC transporter ATP-binding protein — protein MIEVKNLSKKYPNGEHQDYALKNVQFEVNKGELVGIFGKSGSGKSTLLHILSGIEAPTSGTVKIDGKDIAGFSNRALTKWRGTNVGIVFQSFHLIPTLTLVENVMLPMEFSKNRKRKRQRALDLLEQTGLFMKANQFPESVSGGERQRTAIARALANDPPVIAADEPTGNLDSQTSGEIFNLFQVLAETGKTVLFVTHDLDFYGKVSRRLQVQDGSVYEVHKTE, from the coding sequence ATGATAGAGGTGAAAAATTTATCGAAAAAATATCCTAATGGAGAACATCAGGATTACGCATTGAAGAACGTTCAATTCGAAGTAAATAAGGGAGAATTGGTCGGGATCTTCGGAAAATCAGGAAGCGGGAAATCTACCTTGTTGCATATTCTTTCCGGCATAGAGGCTCCGACATCCGGAACCGTGAAAATAGATGGAAAGGATATCGCCGGATTTTCAAACAGAGCCCTGACAAAATGGAGAGGAACAAATGTTGGGATCGTGTTTCAATCCTTTCATCTTATTCCAACCCTGACCCTGGTTGAAAATGTGATGCTTCCGATGGAGTTTTCCAAAAATCGAAAACGAAAGAGGCAGCGTGCACTGGACCTTTTAGAGCAAACCGGATTATTCATGAAAGCAAATCAGTTTCCGGAATCTGTTTCAGGCGGGGAAAGACAGCGAACGGCTATCGCCAGGGCACTTGCCAATGATCCTCCGGTAATTGCCGCAGATGAACCTACGGGTAATCTGGATTCTCAAACATCCGGAGAGATTTTTAACCTCTTTCAGGTACTTGCCGAGACCGGTAAAACAGTACTGTTTGTCACACACGATCTCGATTTTTATGGGAAGGTCTCAAGAAGACTCCAAGTTCAAGATGGATCCGTATATGAAGTCCATAAAACGGAGTGA
- a CDS encoding FtsX-like permease family protein, translating into MPIYLRLAMRSFFHQKTKALLMIGSFLFCLVSVGTLVNSKYLFQQLLQTSQQKSAIADITYYTGHFNKEIDFVSSMKGVKHAEAKTQIRSRAKLDENYINLQLLVKPNSLYEINKIQLIKGSSLADKGIWIETSTSGDTGFNLGEKMKIILPDHQKGTSLSMTGIVQDPSRIPTKYSGIGYGYISEATAKELNIPLSKNMIHMTLKDGYNGKDVVQKVQKRLEDNGITVYRSETSSETFFIRETMVNSLLNLFILLGIFAFVLGFILIVHLFYRILSEDIYSLSIQKVVGAKDSHLWKQYVLLIIVIGTLLSMMSIPIISLVSRYFVSYLGEELNFGGRFSQWISPRLAIAMFILSFSLPYLGAIVPVRSLISSPIAEGLKRSGQLNMKKAGKSRRRFFHLSLLSFRNTLSKKSQSLMNIFMLSFGGAVIIACFSLHQSLQHLMNDMDDFWQHDVEWSVNSPLPKEEITSLAGEINGVRKVEGWTKRNTEVMDPSSSDPINSLLYSLPATSEFINPDPVTGRWLKPSHPDEIVINTELEEKIGPLSPGDTIRLRIGQENKEWRVAGIIKGSLTGPSVYMDQKSYQGWLGQQSINRLLVEKQRNQGVQSLLNEGENELSSAGIFVEGSETVVEMNSRPKEMIGLVIMTIVCIGLLFSIVGIANLMIAVSINIYERTKEIGIMRSLGGSNAKIYGLFIGESTIVALLGWGLACVIAYPLNWLLAWKIGDSLLQFPLQPHLSKEGSLIWLCVSILIGFAASIVPVRKTLKKNINEIL; encoded by the coding sequence ATGCCTATATATTTGAGACTTGCCATGAGAAGCTTCTTTCATCAAAAAACAAAAGCATTATTAATGATAGGTTCTTTTCTTTTTTGCTTGGTTTCAGTTGGAACACTGGTGAACTCGAAATATTTGTTTCAGCAGCTGCTGCAGACCAGCCAGCAAAAATCAGCCATTGCGGATATAACCTATTACACTGGTCATTTTAATAAGGAAATTGATTTTGTCTCTTCTATGAAAGGAGTCAAACACGCTGAAGCAAAGACACAGATAAGAAGCCGTGCAAAGCTGGATGAAAACTATATAAATCTTCAATTACTGGTAAAACCAAATTCGCTTTATGAGATTAATAAAATTCAGCTCATAAAGGGTTCTTCTTTAGCGGATAAAGGCATTTGGATCGAAACATCCACTTCCGGGGACACGGGTTTCAACTTGGGTGAAAAAATGAAAATCATCCTTCCTGATCATCAAAAAGGAACTTCTCTTTCTATGACCGGTATTGTTCAAGATCCATCAAGAATTCCGACGAAATACAGCGGAATCGGATATGGCTATATTTCGGAAGCAACGGCGAAGGAATTGAATATCCCTCTTTCGAAGAACATGATCCACATGACATTGAAAGACGGTTATAACGGGAAGGATGTTGTTCAGAAAGTACAAAAACGTCTCGAAGATAACGGCATCACTGTCTACAGAAGTGAAACCTCTTCTGAAACGTTTTTCATTAGAGAAACAATGGTTAACTCGTTATTGAATCTCTTTATTTTACTGGGTATTTTTGCATTCGTTCTTGGATTCATCTTAATCGTACATCTTTTCTATCGCATACTATCCGAGGATATCTATTCACTGAGCATTCAAAAAGTTGTTGGAGCAAAAGATTCGCATCTTTGGAAGCAATACGTTTTATTGATCATCGTGATCGGAACGCTGTTAAGTATGATGTCAATTCCGATTATAAGCCTTGTTTCACGGTATTTCGTTTCCTACTTGGGAGAAGAGTTGAATTTCGGGGGCAGATTTTCACAATGGATATCACCAAGGCTTGCGATAGCGATGTTCATCCTATCATTCAGCCTGCCTTATTTAGGTGCGATTGTACCTGTCAGAAGCTTGATATCATCCCCAATAGCGGAAGGATTGAAAAGGTCTGGACAGTTGAACATGAAAAAAGCGGGAAAAAGCCGCAGACGTTTTTTTCACCTATCTCTGCTGTCCTTTCGAAACACTTTATCAAAAAAATCCCAATCACTCATGAACATCTTCATGCTCTCCTTTGGAGGAGCGGTCATTATTGCGTGCTTCTCGCTGCATCAGTCCCTTCAGCATTTAATGAATGATATGGATGATTTTTGGCAGCATGATGTTGAATGGTCTGTAAACAGCCCGCTTCCAAAAGAAGAAATCACCTCTCTTGCCGGAGAGATCAACGGGGTACGCAAAGTGGAAGGATGGACGAAAAGAAATACAGAAGTCATGGATCCTTCTTCCTCTGATCCTATAAATTCATTACTATACTCCCTGCCGGCAACGTCAGAATTCATAAATCCAGATCCAGTAACAGGCAGGTGGCTGAAACCGTCACATCCTGATGAAATCGTGATCAACACAGAGCTGGAAGAAAAAATTGGACCTCTTTCACCTGGGGACACCATCCGTTTGCGGATTGGACAAGAAAACAAGGAATGGAGGGTTGCCGGTATTATTAAAGGCTCCCTTACAGGCCCATCTGTTTACATGGATCAGAAATCCTATCAGGGGTGGCTGGGCCAGCAATCCATTAATCGTCTGCTGGTGGAAAAACAAAGGAATCAAGGAGTTCAATCTCTTCTGAATGAAGGAGAAAATGAATTATCTTCTGCAGGAATATTTGTGGAAGGGTCCGAAACGGTTGTGGAAATGAATTCCCGTCCGAAAGAAATGATCGGACTCGTCATCATGACGATCGTATGCATTGGATTGCTGTTTTCTATCGTTGGGATTGCCAATCTCATGATTGCTGTCAGCATAAATATTTACGAGAGAACAAAAGAAATAGGGATCATGAGAAGCCTTGGAGGCTCAAATGCAAAGATATATGGCTTATTCATTGGGGAAAGCACCATCGTAGCATTGCTGGGCTGGGGGTTAGCGTGTGTCATTGCCTATCCCCTTAACTGGCTGCTCGCATGGAAAATCGGAGATTCCTTACTGCAATTCCCTTTACAGCCGCACCTCTCAAAGGAAGGTAGTTTAATTTGGCTATGCGTCAGTATCCTGATCGGATTTGCAGCAAGCATCGTCCCTGTTAGGAAGACTCTCAAAAAGAATATAAACGAAATACTGTAA
- a CDS encoding MGDG synthase family glycosyltransferase produces the protein MKHVLVLPLFQMESGHHRTADALIEAFHKQDPDIQCEKVDFLSYANTSLEKFTSNLYLKWITKWPSAYSWMYSSFFQRNKTFLHSLYETLFLEKMEQLLQEQQPDVIVCTHSFSSFLVDKLKGYGVTKAPVINIYTDFFVNGVWGKQHVNMHIVPTAAMKQKLIYEGADPQSVKISGILTNDAYKRRKPMKKDSKLHVLVSGGSLGLGDSLQSIVSKSSNHVEYKILCGHNMELFDHVQTMKNPNITGMSYITEPEQMNHLYNWADALITKPGGITVGEAIKKMLPIFVHSVLPGQEEKNMRYLEGEGLVFRLDPNRPVEHQVQTVMNDESTQFFMKKSRYEFLRNIDVSSCKELASLLTEAYLQENQNEQLQFIDDLFSKLYKSL, from the coding sequence ATGAAACACGTGCTAGTTCTGCCGCTCTTTCAAATGGAATCGGGTCACCACCGGACGGCTGATGCATTAATAGAAGCCTTTCATAAACAGGACCCTGACATCCAATGTGAAAAAGTGGATTTTCTTAGTTATGCGAACACATCACTGGAAAAGTTCACATCAAACCTTTACTTAAAATGGATAACGAAGTGGCCATCTGCCTACAGCTGGATGTACTCTTCTTTCTTCCAAAGAAATAAAACCTTTTTGCATTCTCTTTACGAGACCCTTTTTTTAGAGAAGATGGAGCAGCTTCTGCAAGAGCAGCAGCCGGATGTCATCGTTTGCACCCATAGCTTCTCCTCTTTTTTAGTAGATAAGCTGAAAGGCTATGGGGTTACTAAAGCACCTGTCATCAATATATATACAGATTTTTTTGTGAATGGTGTTTGGGGAAAGCAGCACGTTAATATGCATATTGTGCCTACAGCCGCTATGAAGCAAAAGCTGATATACGAAGGTGCAGATCCCCAATCTGTCAAGATTTCAGGGATATTGACGAATGATGCGTATAAAAGGCGTAAGCCAATGAAGAAGGACAGCAAGCTTCATGTCCTCGTCAGCGGCGGAAGTCTGGGATTGGGGGATTCATTGCAGTCCATAGTCTCGAAGTCTTCCAACCATGTTGAGTATAAAATCCTTTGCGGTCATAATATGGAACTATTTGATCATGTTCAGACCATGAAGAATCCAAATATTACAGGAATGTCGTACATCACAGAACCAGAACAAATGAACCACCTATATAACTGGGCAGATGCCCTGATTACAAAGCCAGGCGGAATAACGGTTGGCGAAGCAATCAAAAAAATGCTTCCGATCTTTGTTCATTCTGTGCTGCCGGGTCAAGAGGAAAAGAATATGAGGTATTTGGAAGGAGAAGGATTAGTCTTTAGATTGGATCCAAACCGTCCAGTCGAACATCAAGTGCAGACTGTCATGAATGATGAAAGCACCCAATTCTTTATGAAAAAATCAAGATATGAATTTTTAAGAAACATCGATGTTTCATCCTGTAAGGAACTCGCAAGCTTATTGACCGAAGCATATTTACAGGAAAATCAAAATGAACAGCTTCAATTTATTGATGATTTATTTTCGAAGTTATATAAAAGCCTTTAG